A genome region from Arachis duranensis cultivar V14167 chromosome 8, aradu.V14167.gnm2.J7QH, whole genome shotgun sequence includes the following:
- the LOC107461517 gene encoding calmodulin-like protein 3, producing MPAILLLYNILNSFLISLIPKKLRPFFPFSWFPHQTNNTSSSSSSSSSSPRRASRAIIITKTRIMDPNELRRVFQMFDRNGDGRISRSELTVSLENLGIFIPDKELAQMIDKIDANGDGFVDVEEFGELYESIMVERGDEEEDMKEAFNVFDQNGDGFISVEELRAVLSSLGLKQGRTDEDCKKMIMKVDADGDGMVNYGEFKQMMKGGGFSALS from the coding sequence ATGCCAGCTATTTTGCTTCTATACAACATTCTAAATTcattccttatttctctcattccAAAGAAGCTAAGacccttctttcccttctcttGGTTCCCCCACCAAACAAAcaacacttcttcttcttcttcttcctcctcttcatcaCCAAGAAGGGCCAGCAGGGCCATTATCATCACCAAGACAAGAATAATGGACCCAAATGAGCTCAGGAGAGTCTTCCAGATGTTCGACCGGAATGGAGACGGGAGAATCTCCAGGAGCGAGTTGACAGTCTCCCTGGAGAATCTCGGGATCTTCATTCCGGACAAGGAACTAGCTCAGATGATCGACAAGATTGATGCCAATGGGGATGGATTCGTGGATGTCGAAGAGTTTGGGGAGCTGTACGAATCTATAATGGTGGAACGTGGTGACGAGGAGGAAGACATGAAGGAAGCTTTCAACGTGTTTGACCAGAATGGAGATGGGTTCATCAGCGTGGAGGAGCTGAGGGCGGTCTTGTCTTCCTTGGGGCTTAAGCAAGGTAGAACCGATGAAGATTGCAAGAAGATGATAATGAAGGTGGACGCTGATGGTGATGGCATGGTTAACTACGGAGAATTCAAGCAAATGATGAAGGGTGGTGGATTCAGTGCTCTCAGTTAA